The following coding sequences are from one Chloroflexota bacterium window:
- a CDS encoding S8 family serine peptidase translates to MAKKRVIAHFMNEQEESAALRKMTNVQRTESYVLGEIDEADIPALRQKGLVIQVLEEQPRAETPGKGVEPIPGTVLRRSREAPSAKAPEPTIDRSKPNFYLIQLKGPLLEEWRRQLRQLRVQLLEYVPRDNYTARLTPRQVDAVSALPFVNAIRLYGPEDTGPVSAKEVEEVEPPSTTPSLGVKMVTFDVRLHRERDLPKVLKWLEKRKVNIAGATGRKIRLYLLEGSPLADEIAALPEVAVMEEYVPPKLHNDVARVLLGIDRPAHPNPTADIPQTGEGQIVAVADTGLDARHPDFQGRIAGVVAWGRPNDPSDPHGHGTHVAGSVLGDGSASGGHIRGTAPKAKLFFQSLLDANGELGGLPLNLGDLFEEAYWAGARIHNNSWGAATESMYTANSIEVDEFVAKRRDILIVISAGNQGQAAQRRHSLPGFVDWLSIGSPASAKNALTVGASRSSRTEGGYATLTYRLAWPGEFPDPPIANEKISGNPEGLAAFSSRGPCDDRRIKPDVVAPGTDIISTKSSLAPLRNFWGPYPGSGHYAFMGGTSMAAPLVSGCAALVREYYVKKHKHEPSAALLKATLINGTRWLTAPDAIADHPYLPNYHQGFGCIHMPWTIPNPAEPTLKLEFQDTWKQKRLQFTRSGQRIRFQFSISGGARLRICLTWTDLPARALQNNLNLFVQHLPSGQKWIGNENLPMGLKIPDPDNNVEVVRLDNPPAGNYLIQISATNLLKGPQDFALVVTGELTSSLTIIS, encoded by the coding sequence ATGGCGAAAAAGAGGGTAATCGCCCATTTCATGAACGAGCAGGAAGAGTCTGCTGCGCTGCGCAAAATGACCAATGTGCAGCGCACAGAGAGTTATGTACTTGGGGAAATTGACGAGGCGGATATACCCGCTCTGCGCCAAAAGGGACTCGTCATCCAGGTGCTGGAAGAGCAACCAAGAGCCGAGACACCGGGCAAAGGGGTGGAACCTATCCCTGGAACCGTTCTGCGACGGTCGCGAGAGGCACCTTCCGCCAAAGCACCAGAACCAACCATTGATCGGAGCAAGCCCAATTTCTATCTCATTCAATTGAAAGGTCCCCTGTTGGAAGAATGGCGGAGGCAGTTGCGCCAGTTGCGCGTACAGTTGCTCGAATACGTGCCGCGCGATAACTATACCGCCAGGCTGACTCCGCGCCAAGTTGACGCTGTATCTGCTTTGCCCTTTGTCAACGCCATACGCCTCTACGGCCCAGAGGATACTGGCCCCGTATCCGCCAAGGAAGTGGAGGAAGTCGAACCTCCCAGCACGACGCCCTCTCTGGGAGTCAAAATGGTCACTTTTGACGTTCGCTTGCATCGAGAAAGAGATCTCCCCAAAGTCCTGAAATGGCTGGAGAAGAGGAAAGTGAACATCGCTGGGGCCACGGGGCGGAAAATCCGACTCTACTTGCTGGAAGGCTCGCCTCTTGCCGATGAGATCGCGGCTCTGCCGGAAGTCGCTGTGATGGAGGAGTATGTACCGCCCAAGTTGCACAACGATGTGGCGCGCGTGCTCCTGGGGATTGATCGCCCAGCCCATCCCAACCCAACTGCCGATATCCCGCAGACCGGCGAGGGACAGATCGTGGCTGTAGCAGATACGGGACTCGATGCGCGCCACCCCGATTTTCAGGGGCGCATCGCCGGCGTCGTTGCATGGGGACGCCCCAATGACCCAAGCGATCCCCACGGTCATGGCACGCATGTTGCTGGCTCTGTGTTAGGGGACGGGTCTGCTTCAGGAGGACACATCCGTGGCACAGCGCCAAAAGCTAAGCTGTTCTTCCAGTCGCTATTAGATGCCAACGGAGAATTAGGCGGATTGCCACTCAACCTAGGTGACCTCTTTGAAGAGGCATATTGGGCTGGAGCACGCATTCACAACAACAGTTGGGGTGCAGCGACCGAATCCATGTACACCGCTAATTCCATCGAGGTGGATGAGTTTGTTGCCAAACGCCGCGACATACTGATCGTCATCTCAGCGGGGAACCAGGGGCAGGCTGCTCAGCGCCGACACAGCCTGCCTGGGTTCGTGGATTGGCTTTCCATTGGCTCACCGGCATCTGCGAAGAATGCCCTGACCGTTGGTGCGAGCCGCAGCAGCCGCACCGAGGGTGGCTATGCCACTCTCACCTACAGGCTGGCCTGGCCGGGAGAATTCCCCGACCCGCCCATTGCCAACGAAAAAATCTCGGGCAATCCCGAGGGCTTGGCTGCCTTTAGCAGCCGCGGGCCATGCGATGACCGCCGCATCAAACCAGATGTGGTCGCACCGGGCACGGATATCATCTCGACTAAATCATCCCTTGCTCCTCTGCGTAACTTCTGGGGGCCATACCCCGGAAGTGGGCACTATGCCTTCATGGGTGGCACAAGCATGGCCGCGCCACTGGTCTCTGGGTGCGCTGCATTGGTGCGCGAATATTATGTCAAAAAACACAAGCACGAACCCAGCGCCGCTTTGCTCAAAGCCACCCTCATCAATGGCACACGTTGGCTCACTGCTCCCGACGCTATCGCCGATCATCCTTACCTGCCGAACTACCATCAAGGGTTTGGCTGCATCCACATGCCCTGGACTATCCCAAATCCCGCCGAACCGACGCTCAAACTCGAATTTCAGGATACGTGGAAGCAGAAACGCTTGCAATTTACGCGCAGCGGCCAGCGCATTCGCTTCCAGTTCTCCATCTCCGGCGGCGCTCGGCTGCGCATCTGTCTGACCTGGACCGACCTGCCTGCCCGTGCCCTGCAGAACAACCTGAACCTGTTTGTACAACATCTGCCTTCCGGGCAGAAATGGATCGGCAATGAGAATCTGCCTATGGGGCTGAAAATCCCAGATCCAGACAACAACGTCGAGGTGGTGCGGCTGGACAATCCGCCAGCAGGGAATTACCTGATTCAAATTTCGGCCACGAACCTGCTCAAGGGACCACAGGATTTTGCTCTCGTAGTAACCGGGGAGCTGACTTCATCGCTCACGATTATCTCGTAG
- a CDS encoding LysM peptidoglycan-binding domain-containing protein — MQYKLRMSLIASLCAILSLCVPWTAAGSWHWSLAQEQTIHIVQEGENLFRLALRYGTTVEAIMAANGLTDQHMLYVGQRLIIPSSARSAATSAAAATTGGTYVVQPGDTALSIAFRYGIGMWELMLANSLFSPHLIHPGLKMVIPGAGGTVPESDPETSETYIARPGDTLSSIAQRFHTTAFALAQSNGISDPSMIRVGQVLQVPRIPSGTPSSASDKQRIIIDLSEQHLYAFQGNQLVYSFICSSGRAPYYTRTGEFKVQSKIPNAYGSAWDIWMPHWLGIYWAGSTENGIHALPIMSNGQTLWAGYLGQPISYGCIVLDTDDAKALYDWAEIGTPVTIRP, encoded by the coding sequence ATGCAGTACAAGTTGCGAATGAGCCTGATTGCATCTCTATGCGCCATCCTCAGCCTGTGCGTTCCGTGGACCGCCGCAGGCTCCTGGCATTGGTCACTCGCGCAGGAACAGACCATCCACATCGTGCAGGAGGGCGAGAACCTCTTCCGCCTTGCATTGCGCTATGGCACGACAGTGGAAGCCATCATGGCTGCCAATGGCCTCACCGATCAGCACATGCTTTACGTTGGGCAACGTTTGATCATCCCCAGCAGCGCACGTAGCGCAGCAACGAGCGCCGCTGCCGCTACCACTGGTGGTACGTATGTCGTACAGCCAGGCGATACAGCGCTCAGCATTGCTTTCCGCTATGGCATAGGAATGTGGGAACTAATGCTGGCCAATAGCCTATTCAGTCCACACTTGATTCATCCAGGCCTGAAGATGGTCATCCCTGGCGCAGGGGGAACAGTGCCGGAGTCTGACCCAGAGACAAGCGAGACCTACATTGCACGCCCTGGCGATACGTTGAGCAGCATCGCACAGCGCTTCCACACTACTGCCTTTGCCCTAGCACAGTCCAATGGTATATCAGATCCCTCCATGATTCGCGTCGGCCAGGTGCTACAAGTACCGCGCATACCATCTGGGACACCCAGCTCCGCTAGTGACAAGCAACGCATCATCATTGACCTCTCGGAGCAGCACCTCTATGCCTTCCAAGGCAACCAATTGGTCTATTCCTTCATCTGCTCCAGTGGCCGTGCACCGTACTACACGCGCACTGGCGAATTCAAGGTGCAGAGCAAGATCCCCAATGCCTATGGCTCGGCCTGGGACATCTGGATGCCTCACTGGCTGGGCATCTACTGGGCCGGCTCAACGGAGAACGGCATTCATGCCCTGCCCATTATGTCCAATGGCCAGACCTTGTGGGCTGGCTACCTAGGCCAGCCCATCTCATATGGTTGCATCGTATTGGATACCGACGACGCAAAGGCGCTGTACGACTGGGCCGAAATTGGCACGCCGGTTACTATTCGTCCTTGA
- a CDS encoding DUF763 domain-containing protein, translated as MPKTGTADLPLHYGKAPRWLFQRMALLAREVSLAIVTEFGTQEMLRRLADPFWFQAFGCVLGFDWHSSGLTTTVCGALKVGLKDVQNELGLYVAGGKGGTSRQTPQEIEAQGANLQVAPATLIYASRMSAKVDNTALQDGYQIYHHAFFFDRTGRWCVVQQGMNVDKRYARRYHWLSEGLRDFVVEPHSAICCDQRGEVLNMVALESEGARKASAVLAREMPGKLVNELQRLQELTLPSRHQVWLADVDPTRLGKVFLSTYEQQPKDFETLLGMPGVGPKTIRALSLLAELIYGAEVSTRDPVRFSFAHGGKDGYPYPVDRATYDRSIETLRTAICRARLGQRDKLDAFRRLSLWEEKSNVG; from the coding sequence ATGCCGAAAACAGGGACAGCAGACTTGCCTTTGCACTATGGAAAAGCGCCGCGCTGGTTGTTCCAGCGTATGGCCTTGTTAGCGCGCGAGGTGTCGTTGGCCATCGTAACCGAATTTGGCACACAGGAGATGCTACGCCGTTTGGCCGACCCGTTCTGGTTCCAAGCTTTTGGCTGTGTGCTGGGCTTTGACTGGCATTCAAGCGGTTTGACCACCACGGTCTGCGGTGCACTCAAGGTAGGGCTGAAGGATGTACAGAACGAATTGGGCTTGTACGTGGCCGGGGGCAAAGGAGGCACCTCACGCCAGACGCCACAAGAGATCGAAGCACAGGGAGCTAATCTACAGGTCGCTCCTGCTACGCTGATTTACGCTAGCCGTATGTCAGCAAAAGTGGACAACACCGCACTGCAGGATGGCTATCAAATCTACCATCACGCCTTCTTCTTCGATCGCACTGGCCGGTGGTGTGTTGTACAGCAGGGCATGAACGTGGACAAGCGCTATGCCAGGCGTTATCATTGGCTAAGCGAGGGCTTGCGCGACTTTGTCGTCGAACCGCACAGCGCCATCTGCTGCGATCAGCGCGGCGAGGTGCTGAACATGGTGGCTTTAGAAAGCGAAGGAGCACGCAAGGCAAGCGCTGTCCTGGCGCGAGAGATGCCCGGCAAACTGGTCAACGAATTACAGCGGTTGCAAGAATTGACCTTACCCAGCCGTCATCAGGTATGGCTGGCCGATGTGGATCCGACTCGCTTGGGAAAGGTCTTTCTTTCCACCTACGAACAGCAGCCAAAAGATTTCGAGACTCTACTAGGCATGCCTGGAGTAGGTCCTAAAACCATCCGCGCGCTAAGCCTGCTTGCGGAGCTCATTTACGGCGCTGAGGTCAGCACACGCGACCCGGTCCGTTTCAGCTTCGCCCATGGGGGCAAAGATGGCTACCCGTACCCTGTAGACCGTGCCACGTATGACCGCTCCATCGAAACCTTGCGCACTGCCATCTGCCGTGCTCGACTGGGACAGCGAGACAAGCTCGATGCATTCAGGCGCCTGTCTCTATGGGAGGAAAAGTCCAACGTTGGCTAA
- a CDS encoding sugar transferase, with translation MDVIMAALLLVLLSPIMALIALAIRLDSPGPAVFRQERVGQFGRTFIMLKFRSMHVNADERVHRQFAKQYINGFTPEGSSVEGRTVFKPNGDKRVTRVGKWLRRTSLDELPQLINVLRGEMSLVGPRPAVRYEVEEYSPWHMQRLTVPPGLTGLAQISGRSGLTFDKIVRLDIEYIQRRSLALDIAILFKTIPVVLNAKCAA, from the coding sequence ATGGATGTCATTATGGCAGCGCTTTTGCTAGTCTTGCTGTCACCTATTATGGCGCTGATTGCACTGGCGATCCGGCTTGATTCTCCAGGGCCTGCAGTCTTTCGCCAGGAGAGAGTCGGCCAGTTTGGCCGCACATTCATCATGCTCAAGTTTCGCTCTATGCACGTGAACGCTGATGAGCGGGTTCATCGACAGTTCGCCAAGCAGTACATCAACGGTTTTACACCCGAGGGTTCCTCCGTTGAGGGGCGGACTGTGTTCAAGCCGAACGGAGACAAACGCGTCACCAGGGTGGGGAAGTGGCTAAGGCGGACGAGTCTCGATGAGTTACCGCAGTTGATCAATGTCCTGCGAGGCGAGATGAGCCTGGTTGGCCCGAGACCCGCAGTGCGTTATGAGGTGGAAGAGTATTCTCCGTGGCACATGCAGCGTCTGACTGTTCCACCCGGGCTCACTGGCCTGGCTCAGATTAGCGGACGCAGTGGCCTCACTTTCGACAAGATTGTGCGGCTGGATATCGAGTACATTCAGCGGCGCAGTCTGGCACTGGATATCGCAATCCTATTCAAGACTATTCCGGTGGTTCTCAACGCCAAGTGTGCAGCGTAG
- a CDS encoding DUF11 domain-containing protein, with protein MHPDRYSKPKYILSRLGLFALLLGLLWLGLCTVQFVGSEHCWAQDIAFVTPTPAPLPALFLAISDQRDPVPAQWRLRYTIRVENPNACILSSVWVTDILPIGTYFVSADTGGIYGDGVVTWTIASLAWDFAVDLHLELGTYSWLEGVITNTVVAIADGTLPVTHTETTTIVAATPTPAVISNPLYTPTSTSTRTPTPTPTSTRTPTPTPTSTRTPTPTPTSTPIPTSTPTRTPTWTPTPIDVSIPTPEFTPVLPSLTPVSSVPVHFPPVIFVMLDWMNGDWSNPNYYMSWINRFGGREEVRGHPEWGALGGWWEFVWAHLNPYKGVYDWTKTDEYILKAQRMRVTLPDGSVIAKPVGIAVTTWTFHETDEQIGVNWTPSWVASMGGGSITSCYDPDGPSGPCKPMCTPNFGNTVWQYWFDQFILAMGQHYDNNPDFYNLAWINIATGVDEETMERKNVHGCTYDIGNSPAFNNWVDRVMGTYNLAFPNTPQFIQSTLHGIHYHCALAASFPSKMTGVKVNAWEVDSPNAEIRYDGVLVGGVTGFSQLYHELIPTAFEPGGAVPRVNGAYWMFMEGLSVHPYILDVQYPNIAEPIPLDRSLVFPFLISHVSIWGNQCGMRLMCGSCCARPSTLPLTVAGGLAMASTNAMALITGISCTGCTEGIRRLGAARWHWLGMR; from the coding sequence ATGCACCCAGACCGCTACAGCAAACCTAAGTACATCCTCTCACGGCTCGGTCTTTTTGCTCTCTTGCTGGGCCTTCTTTGGCTGGGTCTGTGTACAGTGCAGTTCGTGGGGTCAGAGCACTGTTGGGCCCAGGATATCGCATTTGTGACACCAACACCTGCGCCACTTCCTGCCCTTTTCCTCGCTATAAGTGACCAGAGGGATCCAGTTCCTGCCCAGTGGCGGCTTCGCTATACAATCCGCGTGGAGAACCCCAATGCCTGCATCTTGAGCAGTGTGTGGGTGACCGATATCCTGCCGATTGGGACGTACTTCGTCTCGGCTGATACGGGTGGGATTTATGGGGATGGCGTAGTCACGTGGACCATAGCCAGCCTTGCTTGGGATTTTGCGGTGGATTTGCATTTGGAATTAGGCACGTATTCCTGGCTGGAGGGTGTAATCACCAATACGGTAGTGGCCATTGCAGATGGCACTCTGCCCGTGACCCATACTGAGACTACGACGATCGTTGCAGCAACACCAACGCCTGCTGTGATATCCAACCCGCTGTACACACCCACCTCAACCTCAACACGCACGCCTACGCCCACTCCGACCTCAACACGCACGCCTACGCCCACTCCGACCTCAACACGCACGCCTACGCCCACTCCGACCTCAACGCCTATCCCTACTTCGACCCCTACGCGTACGCCCACATGGACACCAACTCCTATTGATGTGTCCATTCCAACACCAGAATTCACGCCGGTTCTACCTAGTCTCACCCCAGTGTCTTCAGTTCCCGTTCATTTTCCTCCCGTTATCTTTGTCATGCTGGATTGGATGAACGGTGATTGGAGCAATCCAAACTACTATATGTCGTGGATCAATCGCTTTGGTGGCAGGGAAGAAGTGCGCGGTCACCCAGAATGGGGTGCATTGGGAGGATGGTGGGAGTTTGTGTGGGCTCATCTAAATCCATACAAAGGTGTCTATGACTGGACAAAAACGGATGAGTATATCTTGAAAGCACAGAGGATGCGTGTTACATTGCCGGATGGAAGCGTCATCGCGAAGCCGGTAGGCATCGCGGTGACAACCTGGACGTTTCACGAGACGGATGAGCAGATTGGTGTGAACTGGACGCCTAGTTGGGTCGCTTCTATGGGTGGGGGCAGCATCACCTCATGCTATGACCCAGATGGGCCATCGGGACCGTGCAAGCCGATGTGTACCCCGAACTTTGGCAATACGGTGTGGCAGTATTGGTTTGATCAGTTCATTTTGGCCATGGGGCAGCATTACGACAACAATCCAGACTTTTACAACCTGGCCTGGATCAACATAGCCACCGGAGTGGATGAAGAAACCATGGAGCGCAAGAACGTGCATGGCTGCACTTACGACATAGGAAACAGCCCTGCTTTCAACAATTGGGTTGACCGTGTGATGGGCACTTATAACCTTGCTTTCCCCAACACCCCGCAGTTTATCCAGTCCACCTTGCATGGTATTCACTATCACTGCGCTCTTGCGGCGTCTTTTCCTTCCAAGATGACTGGGGTGAAAGTCAACGCTTGGGAAGTAGACAGCCCGAATGCCGAGATTCGTTACGATGGCGTGTTGGTAGGCGGTGTTACTGGCTTCTCCCAGCTTTACCACGAGTTGATCCCGACTGCCTTTGAGCCTGGCGGTGCTGTGCCGCGTGTAAATGGTGCCTATTGGATGTTCATGGAAGGTCTCAGTGTACATCCTTACATCCTCGACGTACAATATCCCAATATTGCTGAGCCTATACCGCTGGACAGATCATTGGTTTTCCCATTCTTGATTTCGCACGTCAGCATCTGGGGAAATCAGTGCGGGATGCGCCTGATGTGTGGATCGTGCTGCGCGAGACCAAGCACTCTGCCCTTGACAGTTGCTGGAGGGCTAGCGATGGCATCTACAAATGCTATGGCCCTCATCACGGGGATTTCATGTACTGGTTGTACCGAAGGGATACGGCGCCTGGGAGCCGCACGGTGGCACTGGTTGGGGATGCGCTGA
- a CDS encoding HesA/MoeB/ThiF family protein, translating to MRVSRREVEIAALHQRVLPTRYLRNFGTVGWEGQLALLQSTVGIVGVGGLGGWIIEGLARMGVGCLIIIDGDVFEENNLNRQAFCVERSIGQPKVLLAQQRVAEVNAAVEVVAHQLRVDEGQMVQLLRGAQVVVDALDALPTRLELQRAARKLSVPLVHGAIAGYVGQVMTIFPDDPGLLELYGGDRVPERGIEAQWGNPAATPMMIAAWEIQEVVKLLTGRGEPLRRRLLFMDSELGHVDVLEV from the coding sequence ATGAGAGTGTCACGGCGGGAGGTGGAGATTGCTGCTTTGCATCAGCGTGTGCTGCCCACGCGCTATCTGCGCAACTTTGGCACAGTCGGTTGGGAAGGACAGCTCGCCTTGCTGCAGTCTACGGTGGGCATTGTTGGCGTGGGCGGGTTGGGTGGCTGGATCATTGAGGGTCTAGCACGCATGGGAGTGGGATGCTTGATCATTATAGATGGCGATGTTTTCGAAGAGAACAACCTAAACCGCCAAGCATTCTGTGTAGAGCGTAGCATAGGACAACCCAAGGTGCTCCTGGCTCAGCAGCGCGTAGCAGAGGTCAATGCTGCGGTAGAAGTTGTTGCGCACCAATTGCGGGTGGACGAGGGACAGATGGTGCAACTGCTACGCGGAGCCCAGGTAGTGGTGGACGCATTAGATGCTTTGCCGACGCGTCTGGAACTGCAGCGTGCGGCACGCAAGCTATCCGTGCCCTTGGTGCATGGAGCGATTGCTGGCTACGTGGGGCAGGTAATGACTATTTTCCCCGACGATCCCGGATTATTAGAGCTTTATGGCGGCGATCGGGTGCCCGAACGCGGTATTGAGGCGCAATGGGGGAATCCTGCTGCCACTCCCATGATGATTGCTGCCTGGGAGATTCAGGAGGTCGTGAAGCTGCTGACCGGTCGTGGCGAACCTTTGCGCCGCCGGCTGCTGTTTATGGACAGCGAGCTTGGGCATGTGGATGTGCTGGAAGTGTAA
- a CDS encoding MoaD/ThiS family protein, translating to MRITVKLYATLRRFRPNLAPGAGFPLDVPPDATVNQVVEQLGIPEGVALVPMVNNEVKSMDYILAEGDTLNLFPPVAGG from the coding sequence ATGCGCATCACAGTCAAACTGTATGCAACACTGCGCAGGTTTAGACCCAATTTGGCTCCTGGAGCTGGTTTCCCACTCGATGTGCCTCCTGATGCGACAGTGAATCAGGTCGTGGAGCAATTGGGCATCCCTGAAGGAGTCGCATTGGTGCCTATGGTCAACAACGAAGTGAAGAGCATGGATTACATTCTGGCCGAGGGCGATACGCTGAACCTCTTCCCACCAGTGGCAGGAGGGTAG
- the buk gene encoding butyrate kinase: MEKKSWRILTINPGSTSTKLAVFEDEKPVCSETMAHSQQELAAFPRIPDQYAFRREAVLSFLKKHNIPLHSLDAVVGRGGILRPLASGTYRVNERMLQELRNPHKERDHVVNLGALIANEIAQQAGIPAFIVDPVCVDEFEPLARVSGLPEIERKSLSHALSLKSAARRAARELGCRYEDINLVVAHMGGGISVSAHRRGKMIDVNQALDGTGPFSPERVGGLPVGDVLRLAFSGKYTYEELFRRFTRQGGLVAHLGTNDAIEVEKRIAEGDEHARLVYEAMAYQIAKEIGLMATVLKGQVDAIVLTGGLAHSSMLVGWIRERVEWIAPVLVYPGQDEMLAMAQGALRVLRGEEEAKDY; the protein is encoded by the coding sequence ATGGAGAAGAAATCATGGCGTATTCTGACGATCAATCCTGGCTCTACATCCACAAAACTGGCCGTCTTTGAGGATGAAAAGCCCGTCTGCAGCGAGACCATGGCTCATTCCCAGCAGGAACTTGCTGCTTTCCCTCGTATCCCTGACCAATATGCATTCCGCCGTGAGGCAGTGCTTTCTTTCCTGAAAAAGCACAATATCCCCCTGCATTCGCTGGACGCGGTGGTCGGACGGGGGGGCATTCTGCGCCCATTGGCCAGCGGTACCTATCGCGTTAACGAACGCATGTTGCAGGAACTGCGCAACCCGCACAAGGAACGGGATCATGTGGTGAACCTAGGTGCGCTCATTGCAAATGAGATTGCGCAACAGGCAGGTATTCCGGCGTTCATCGTGGACCCAGTTTGTGTGGACGAGTTTGAGCCGCTGGCGCGCGTATCCGGCTTGCCGGAGATCGAACGCAAAAGCCTCTCTCATGCGCTCAGCCTCAAGAGCGCAGCGAGGCGTGCTGCGCGCGAATTGGGGTGTCGCTATGAGGACATCAATCTTGTCGTGGCGCACATGGGCGGGGGCATCTCGGTGAGTGCACATCGGCGAGGCAAGATGATTGACGTCAACCAGGCGCTCGATGGCACTGGCCCATTTTCTCCCGAGAGAGTAGGCGGGCTACCAGTTGGCGATGTGCTGCGTCTCGCTTTCTCCGGGAAATACACGTACGAGGAACTTTTCCGGCGCTTCACGCGACAGGGCGGGTTAGTAGCCCATCTGGGCACAAACGATGCTATAGAAGTGGAAAAGCGCATCGCAGAGGGCGATGAACACGCCCGACTCGTCTACGAAGCAATGGCCTACCAGATTGCTAAAGAAATCGGCCTGATGGCTACGGTGCTGAAGGGGCAGGTGGATGCCATTGTACTAACGGGTGGCCTGGCGCATTCATCTATGCTAGTCGGCTGGATACGCGAACGTGTAGAATGGATTGCCCCGGTTTTGGTTTACCCAGGTCAGGATGAAATGCTGGCCATGGCGCAGGGGGCATTGCGTGTGCTTCGGGGAGAGGAGGAGGCGAAGGATTACTGA
- the mutM gene encoding bifunctional DNA-formamidopyrimidine glycosylase/DNA-(apurinic or apyrimidinic site) lyase: protein MPELPEVETLAVDLRRLLTGAEFANVEVLWPKSVAMPAVDEFVRQVPGRKVLDVSRRGKFLVLSLSGPSFLLIHLRMSGHVRVEPTTEPVDGHARLIFHLSDGRRLLFSDPRKFGRVYWTTDLNLVLGDLGPEPLSADFTAQDFVKLLSAHRGVLKPLLLNQTVLAGLGNIYTDEALFAASLHPLRKASTLSAAEGERLYWAIREVLQQAIHNRGTTLTDERFRDAEGRPGSHAQHLCVYRRVGEPCPRCGTPIERITVGNRGTHFCPRCQC from the coding sequence ATGCCAGAACTGCCTGAAGTGGAGACACTTGCTGTGGATCTGCGGCGCTTGCTGACAGGCGCCGAGTTTGCCAATGTCGAGGTTCTCTGGCCAAAGTCAGTGGCCATGCCGGCGGTGGATGAGTTTGTGCGCCAAGTGCCAGGTCGCAAGGTCTTGGATGTCAGCCGCAGGGGTAAGTTTCTCGTTCTATCACTATCTGGGCCTAGTTTTTTGCTGATCCATCTGCGCATGAGCGGCCATGTACGTGTTGAGCCAACCACAGAACCCGTGGATGGCCATGCCCGCCTCATTTTCCACCTCTCCGATGGTCGGCGGTTGCTTTTCTCCGACCCACGGAAGTTTGGCCGTGTCTATTGGACCACAGACCTCAATCTCGTGCTGGGTGATTTAGGGCCGGAGCCTTTGTCCGCAGATTTTACAGCCCAGGATTTCGTGAAGTTATTGTCTGCGCATCGAGGAGTGCTCAAACCCTTACTGCTCAACCAGACGGTGCTGGCGGGATTGGGCAATATCTATACGGATGAAGCACTGTTCGCCGCCAGCCTGCACCCATTGCGCAAAGCGAGCACGCTCTCTGCTGCGGAGGGCGAACGTCTCTACTGGGCCATTCGAGAGGTATTGCAGCAGGCAATCCACAACCGTGGAACTACGCTGACCGATGAACGTTTCCGTGATGCAGAGGGGCGGCCAGGCAGCCACGCGCAGCATCTGTGCGTCTACCGGCGCGTTGGCGAGCCCTGCCCCCGTTGCGGTACGCCGATTGAGCGCATAACTGTCGGCAATCGCGGCACGCATTTCTGTCCGCGTTGCCAGTGTTAA
- a CDS encoding Trm112 family protein: MLDEDILRCPACVSGPERDPEKKDPGRLDVVKNKWLVCRDCGRKYPVEDDIPQMLIEIGDRYRYVRLEQLE; this comes from the coding sequence ATGTTGGATGAGGATATCCTGCGTTGCCCTGCCTGTGTCAGCGGGCCAGAGCGGGATCCGGAGAAGAAAGACCCAGGCCGGCTGGATGTGGTCAAGAACAAATGGCTGGTGTGTCGCGATTGCGGGCGTAAGTATCCAGTTGAAGATGACATCCCACAGATGCTGATTGAAATTGGGGATAGGTACCGCTACGTCCGTTTGGAACAACTGGAGTAA